The nucleotide window TTATACGGGAACCCCTGACAATCCGCAACCCAGACGCCTCTGGCCAAAAAGTTCCAATCAAAACATCAAGTTATTTACCCGCTGAACCCTGAATCGTGGTAGAATTATATCGATTGTGAGGTGACGCGTGTGAAGTGGCTTGAATCTAATTTAGTCGTGATTTTCTGGGCGGTTATCTTCGGTGAAGTTGTTGGTTACATTGGCGGAACTCTGGAACAAATGACCTGGAAGCCCCTACAAATGGGAGTTTCAATGGCAGTTGTTGCTTTGATTGCGGTCAACGGAATCACGCTACTCAGCCGTGATGACCAAGCTTCGAGCGAAAAATAACGCTCTGAATAAGCATGATCGTAAACTTTAGTCTTAGCATTTATGCTAAGGCTTTTTTTGACTGGTCAGGTGCCCATCGTTCCGGTGGTCAGGTACGCCGCCTGTGGGACCGTCTAAAGCCTATGGTGCGGTCTTTAGACTCGACTTTAAGCCTCCAAGGACGAGTCTTAAAGATCGTCCTAGTCTTGTAAGACCAAGCAGCCCACTTGTTCTAACAAGACCGTCACGGGCGCCGCACCTGACCACCTCCACTAGCGACTAACCAGTAAATACAGATATGCCTTCTCCACTAAAATTGACTTACTCAGCAACTAATTCTGTACTTCTAGTCGTCATCAAAACCATACATAATGAGCCTAGTTTGCTTGACGTAATTTCTACCGTCAACCAGACTAGGCTCTTTTTTATTTAACGATTCATGAACACTAGAAATACACCAACCGATTGGAGAACGAAGCCAATTTCACCTTCGGAACCAGGGCCTCCCTGACAATCGCAGGCGGCCCAGACACGTTAGGACCGCTTTTCCTCCGCCCGAATCTGGTTTTTAATGGCATTCATATCCTGGTCGAGTTGATGAACCAACTCAGCCTTCGCCACCAGTTCATGTCGTAGTTCATCCTGGTGCTGGACGTTTTTCTTATAACTTAACTCATGTTCCAGCGAAGCCCAGAAGTTCATGGCAATCGTACGGATCTGTACCTCAACCGTTACCTCTTCGACACCCGCTGCCAGAAAGACCGGGACTGCCAGGATTAAATGCAAGCTTCGATACCCGTTTGGCTTAGGCTTCGATACGTAGTCCTTACGGTTCAAAACTTTAATGTCCGGTTGTTTTTCTAGCCGCCGCTCCATAGCTAAAATATCGTCCTCAAATCGCACGATAATCCGAATACCCGCGATGTCATGCATCTGTTGCGGTAACGTCTCAAAGTCAAAATTCAAATGCTTCCGTTGCACCTTTTCCAAAATACTTTCGGGTGACTTGATCCGGGACTGGAGACTATCCACCAATGTATGACCATTTTGAATGCGATATTCTTGGTCCAAGTAGTGAATCTTCGTCTCCACAACCTGCACAGCACTCCGGTAATTCAACATCAACGAGCGAAACCGATCGATTGCTTCTAGAGACGTTGGGTCATTAGGAAACTGGGCGGGCAAATTATTTGTCGTATCTGTCATTCATTTATGTTCCTCTTAGTAGGTTTACTGCGCCACTGGCGAATCTCTGGAATCAGCCACCATAGTAGTAGAAAGTTTAGTAACAAGGTAAATGCGGTAAACGTAAATACACCACTATAATTAAACCAATTGGCCACTAATCCCCCAACTAGCGCTCCCAGCATACTGCCGAGTGCTTGGAAGGATTGGTTCCAGCTGAAGACCGTTCCCACCAATGAGTGAGGCGCGTTCTTGGTCAACATTGTTTGGACGGCCGGGAATAGCGCCCCATCGGAGACGCCAATCATGAACCGGAACACGCCAAGTAGCCAGACACTGGACACGAAGCCTTGCGGAAAGTACATTAAGACGGCAAAGACGTACCCGAAGACCAACACTCGTTGTGTCCCGTGACGGTCACCGTACTCACCTAGCTTAGGTGCCGCTAACAGCGTTGAAATTCCGGGTAACGCCGCAATGATCCCGGCAACCAACGTAATTGGTCCCGTACCATTCATGAGTTGTTTGACGTACAGACTGATAATTGGCGTGATGGAGTTATTCCCCATTTGAATAAACATGGTTGAAACTAACAACACCAAAACGAGTTTAGGATTTTTAACCTGTTTGAGCCAACTACCCGCTTGCGCTTGTTTCTCGCGGCTGATGGGGGTGAAATGTTCGTGGACCAACGTGGCGCTTAGAATAAAGACCACAATCAAGAAGAAACCAGTCAACAGAAAAGTCCAGCGAATCGTGAAAACCTGGGCCAAAATACCACCCAAAACTGGGCCAATCAAGTTCCCACTCACGTACCCCGTTGTCAGCACACCCAACGCGTTGCCACTCTTTTCCTTGGGCGTTTCGGCAGCAATCAGCGCACTAGCGTTAGGAATATAACCGGCAAAAAAGCCCTGCAAAAAACGCAAGCCAATCAACTGCCAAACGTTCGTCACAAAGCCCATGAGGCCAATCACGATGGCCATCCCGATTGATGACCGGAGTAACATCAATTTCCGACCCTTACGATCGGCCAGCTTGCCCCACAGCGGTGAAACCGCCGCAATGACGAAGAAGGTGGCCGCATAGGTCAACCCACTGTAAATGGTGACTTGGCCCTTCGTAAAGTGGCCCAAACCTTCAACGTACAACGATAAAAATGGCATAATTTCACTGAAACCCATGCCAGCAATAAACGTTCCTAACCACAAAACGGCCAAATTCCGCCGCCACTGTTCAGATTTACCTTTGCGTGTTCCCACGACTTCTTCGCCTCTTTAACTATTTATTTACACAATGACATTCCGCAAGATTATCCATGTCATTCGAGATTCAAATCGTCTTTTAATTTAGAAATCCAAAATAAGCGACCATACCGATGACCATCACCACCAAGCTCATAACAAAACTTAACTGGATACAATTATTTAAATTTTTAAACTCACTGAATCTATTAGTAACTAGTGTAGCATAAGTTGAGCAGCTCACTGCAAATAAGGGTAGTGTCCCAATCGAAAGAAATTACTTCACAAATGAATGGTTTTCAGGCATAATAAATTTCGGCATGTGATTAGAGTAACAGAAAATTGATAATGGAGGAGATTTTATGTCAAATCGTTTAGATGGTAAAGTTGCAATCGTTACGGGTGGCTCATTGGGCATCGGTTTAGCCGTTGCCCAAAAGTTTGTTGAAGAAGGCGCAAAGGTGATGATTACTGGTCGCCACGCCGACGTTGGTGAAAAGGCTGCTAAGTCCGTTGGCACCCCTGATGTCATTCAATTCTTCAAGCATGACGCCACTGACGAAGAAGGCTGGAACGACTTATTTGATGCCACTGAAAAGGCTTTTGGCCCCGTTACCACGGTCGTTAACAACGCCGGGATGGCCATCGCCAAGAGCATCGAAAACACGACGACTGCCGAATGGCATCAACAATTAGGCGTTAACCTAGATGGTGTCTTCTTCGGTACCCGTTTGGGTATTCAACGGATGAAGAACCAGAACCTCGGCGCTTCCATCATCAACATGTCCTCCATTGAAGGTTTGGTTGGTGACCCTAACCTGGGTGCCTACAACGCCTCCAAGGGTGCTGTACGGTTGATGTCAAAATCTGCTGCTTTGGATTGCTCCTTGAAGGACTACGATGTTCGGGTCAACACCGTTCACCCTGGTTACATCAAGACGCCATTAGTTGACGCACAACCTGGTTTCGAAACGAACATGTCTCAACGGACCAAGACGCCAATGGGTCACATCGGTGAACCTAACGACATCGCCTACATCTGTGTTTACTTGGCTTCCAACGAATCCAAGTTCGCTACGGGTGCTGAATTCACTGTCGATGGCGGTTACACTGCCCAATAATCTCTGATTTTTCTGACGAAGCAACCGACCTACTTGGGGTTGGTTGCTTTTTAATTGGATCTGAGGTAAAAGTCTCAGACCCTTTTGGCGTTCTGAACGTATATAGTCGAAACGTGCGACAAAAGGCAGTCAACTCCGCTTAACCCCGCTAGACGAGTAATCCAAGACCAGGATTATTCGTCTAGCGACGTTAATGCTCATTGACTAACCGCCTTTTATCGCACTCTCCTTACTTGTCCAAAATTGATAAAACACTTAACAAACTCAGCGAGTTGTAGCATAATAGTAATTAACTTGTATGTGAAACTAATCACGTAAACACTTTATGGAGGTTATAATTATGGCAAATCGTTTGGATGGAAAAGTTGCAATCGTAACTGGCGGAACGCTTGGAATTGGTTTAGCCGTTGCTCGTAAGTTTGTTGAAGAAGGCGCAAAGGTCATGATTACTGGCCGCCACGCTGACGTTGGTGAAAAGGCCGCCAAGTCCATTGGCACTCCTGACGTGATTCAGTTCTTCCAACAAGATGTTTCGGAAGAAGCCAGCTGGAACGCCGTTTTCGATGCAACTGAAAAAGCCTTCGGTCAAGTTACTACGGTGGTTAACAATGCTGGTATCGGTTTAACTGGCCCTATTGAAAGCACAACAACGGCAGACTGGCACAAATTACTCTCCGTTAACTTAGATGGTGTCTTCTTCGGTACCCGGTTAGGGATTCAACGGATGAAGAACAAGCATCTGGGTGCTTCCATCATTAATGTCTCCTCCATCGAAGGCTTAGTTGGAGACGCTAACGCCGGCTCCTATAACGCTTCTAAGGGGGCTGTGCGGATCATGTCCAAGTCAGCCGCTCTAGACTGTGCCATGAATGACTACGACGTCCGGGTCAACACGGTTCACCCTGGCTACATCAAGACGCCAATGGTCGAAGCCGTTCCTGAAATCGAAGCAGCTATGTCTGACCGTTCCAAGACGCCAATGGGCCACTTAGGTGAACCTGACGACATCGCTTACATCTGCATCTACTTGGCTTCTAACGAATCCAAGTTTGCTACCGGTGCTGAATTCGTTGTCGACGGTGGTTACACCGCCCAATAAACACCTCTCCTTGCGGCATTTCCTGCCGCCACTCAACTCGTTCACGTTCATTAATACCGCAACAGCAAAGAAGCTCCGACCAATTTGGCCGGAGCTTCTTTGTCTCTTCTATTCTCTTTGCTGGTCGTTTTCCCTGTATTTCCGCCTTCGGCTACCTTAGCTCGAGCTACCGACCCACTATCACTACAACTTTACGTCACATTCATGCTTCCAAGTAAGTCATTAATCCAAGCTCAACGGCACACGCTTGATTCTTCCAAATTTTTGGTTAAAGCAACGTCTGACCATTTTATCTAATACTAGTGTCAGTCGCAGGCTTTCGGGCAGGGTGTGGCTGTATGGAACCGGAGACGGCGTTTAGCCATGAACCCCAATTAAGAGGGCGGCAATCAAAATGAATAAGACTAACGTGGTAATCGCCACGTACAGGTGATCTCGCTCTTTGTAGAACGCGTAGATGGAAACGATAACCCGTAAAACGGGCGTTAAAATCAAGCAGTACACGCCTAACATCATGATGGCATACGGCCGCAATTGCCAGGTTCCCGTTAAAATCGTGGCCATCCGCCGCGGAACGAATTCTCCCTCATAGCCCGAATAACCGGTTGTCAAAAACATCGCTAAACCAATCAACATAATAATGGCTGAAACAATTACACCAACCTGTAGAATTCGACCAATAACGGTTTCAACTTGAGCCATTTCATTAGCCGTTGCTTTCTTTGATTCCATTAGAAGTGAACCCCCAATCCTTTAAACAACATTTGAAAACCGATGTACAAAATAATGGGAATAAACACAATACGAATCCACCGAGCTGGTAGGACTTGCATGATCCGCGACCCAATCACGGCACCGACCAAAATCCCCAAAGCCATCGGCACGGCAATTCCTGGTAAAATGGCGCCATTGAAGAAGTACACAGTTGCACTAGCCGCTGCCGTAACCCCCATCATCAAGTTGGATGTTGAGCTGGAAGGCTTCAACGGCATCTTCATAAAGGTATCCATCGCCATGACCTTGAACGCCCCGGAACCAATTCCGAGGAGCCCACTAGCTACGCCGGCCCCGAACATAACGGAGAAACCGGCCGGTACATTTTCAACCTGGTAATCAATACTCTTCTGTTCGGCCTTGTCGTAGTAGCTGCCATTTAGTTTAAGCTTGGCAGCAATCTTGTCTGGTTCCACGCGTTGTAAAACCTCTTGTCCCCGCTGTAACTTCCGGTACATGTTCCACCCAGAGAAGACCAATAGACACCCGAATAACAGGTACAGGTACTTGGGGTCCAAAACCCCGGTTAACAAAGCGCCCACGATGGCCCCTGTGGTGGTCGCAATCTCCAAAAACATGGCCACCCGCAAGTTCAACACATTGTCCCGTAAATAAGCGATAGTTGAGCCCGAACTCGTCGCAATCACCGCGATAATGCTGGCTCCAATTGCATATTTAATATTTAGCCCCATCCCTAGGGTTAAGATTGGCGTGATGATCATCCCGCCACCAATTCCCAGGATTGATCCCGCAATCCCGGCAAAGATACCCACGGCTAACATGATTAATGCTGTATGAATCATAACTTTTTACCTCCTGACCAATTCCCAATGTCGTCTTTGATTATCAACTTTTACGCGACTGGTGGCAAGTTGGTCAGCTCTCTCAGCGAGTAAAAAATGAACTTGATTCACAAACGAAATTCTTGTAATTACGGTTCTTAATTTTAAAAAATCGCTTATTTATATAACCCTTCACAAAACAACTTGTTTCGGCTATCTGTCTATCTTCCCAATTGACCAGGCACATATTCCCGCTATAACGGCATTTATGACTAACAATAAACGGCAACTCTCCCATACAAAAAATATATGGAAGAGTTGCCTAAATTGTATTTACAATATATCTAATAACTGTCAATAAACCGCTGTACCAGTGGACTCGGCGTAATCTCTGCCGACCACACTAGCTTCAAGGTGGTCCGCCACGGCTGATAACGAATTAGCCGGACACTGGTCTGTGGCCCACTGACCTGCTCAGCTACTGAGTGTGGCACGATGGCCACCCCCATCCGGGCTTCAGCCCACTGAACGGCTGTCCGAGCATCATCACAGGTACAGGCAATGAACGGTGCCATCCCTTTCTGACTAAAGGTCGTCTCAAACAATTGTTCAAACCGCCGATAGATAATTAGCGGCACACTTTCAAGATCTTCCACCTTCAGGGTAGCCGCCGCAAAGTGATCGTACTTTTGCGGTACAACTGCCACCATCGATTCCGTAGCCAACTCCTTGCTAGTAAGCCCCGGTGCCGTGAACGGTGTCCGTACAATGGCTACGTCAATCAGATGCTTCGCCAGTCGGTCGATTAGGCCATAAGTGTTGTCCTCAAACAAACGAATCTGAACCTTGGGGTAATGCCGAGTCAGCGTCCGCAATTTAGCGTTTGGCGTTGCCCCGATTGACGACGAAATAACGCCAACGGATAACGTCCCCGCTAGGCCCTGGCCTAGTGAGCGCACCTGCGTATCCGCCCGATCTCGCAAATCAACCAACTGTTGCGCATAATCTCGTAACAGTTGACCGGCTGGGGTCAACGTGGTTCCCGTTGCCGAACGATTCAATAGCGTAACCCCCAGCTCACGCTCAAGCTGTTTCAGCTGGTAACTCAACGGCGGTTGTGCCATATGCAACTGTTGAGCCGCTGCCGTGATTTGGCCCGCATTCGCAACTGCTAAAAAGTATTCAAGTTGGCGAAAATTCACAAGCAAGACCTCCCACTGTTTCCACCAATTATAGCAGAAATGATCTTACGGTTGCGTCGTTTCTCCGTTCAAGGCTCGCCGCTTGGCCTGTTGGTTCTGCTGCCGCTGATCTGCCGGCAAATTCTCTTGCAGGAGGTACTGACGAATCAATAAAACAATTTGCTTATTCTGCGGCAAGTCAGAGTGACTGGTTTCATCCCCAGTTACTGTGATTTGGGTGTAATGGGCCACTTGATTTTGGAACACATACTTTCCCTGGTTCACGCTATTAGCTGGAACCGTGCCATCACTCGAATAGTTTTCAGTCCCCGCAACGGAATAAACCGTCAGTTTTTTCGGTAACTTTTGCCGGCCCGCAATCAACTCTTTCAACATGGTTGTCTGTTGCGTCGTGCTATCGGATTCCATATTGTACGGTGTCGCAATCGTCATCAACCGGTCGATACTGACGTGCTGAGTCTCCCCGAAGTACTTCTCTAAAAATAGACTCAAAATCAATCCACCGTTAGAGTGACCCATCGCTGAGAAATGATTAAAATGATAAGTCTTCACTAGATCCTTAAAGGCAATATTTAGCCACTTTGCCTGCTTATTAATGTTCGTGACCCCATCCTGATTATTGTCAAAGGCAATCACGATGAAGGGATGATTATCTCCCTGACGAATCGATCCCGTGTAAGTAACGCGACCATTCGTTTCCACCTGAACCTTCAAAACACTATGACGTACCTTGGTTTCTTTACGTAATTCCTTAATCAATGCATCAAACCGATTCTGACTAGCACTAGACCCTGGTACCATAATGGTCGGATTCAGTGCCGTTTTATATTGAGTACGATAGTGCGTCGTTCGTTGCCGCATCCAAGCTGTGCTGGGGACAAAGACGGCCAGAATTACTAGAACACCCAATACCCAATGCCACCATTTATGCCCCATGGTTCGCACCCCCTTGGCCGTTTAATAAGCGAACAAATGGCAAATAGACCAGCACAGAAATGCTCAAACATACCAAGCTTAAGGCCAACGCCCGCCAATCACCACCGGTCCCCACGAAGGCAATTAGGGGCCCCGGCGTCGTACTTGGCACCGGATAGACAATCGGCGGTACCAGTTTGAGCGTAATTGCCGCCCAAGCCACCCCAACGTTAACTGCTGGGGCCACAATAAATGGAATCAACAACACGGGATTATAAAGTAACGGCAATCCTAGCAGCGTTGGTTCATTCAAATTCACTAAATTAGGTAGAAAGGTCTGGTTGGCGATTCGCCGATAACTGACTTGTTTGGACCCGATCCAAATAGCAATCAGTAGCGCCAGCGTCATCCCCGCGCCCCCAAAGTTGGCGTAAGCGTCGCCCAAAGTATGGAGCGTTACTGGATTAGGCGCCCCCCACCCGGAACCGTGCTGGACCGCATAGGCTAAATTTTGAAGTGACGTCACCGCACTGTTACCGGCCAAAGAGACCGGTCCAATCAAACCGAACCACCACAACAGGTTGTTTAAGACCGTCACGCCCAGAATGACGAACCCCCGATGCCCCGGATTAGCCACCAGTTCGCTCAGACCCTGATAAACCAAGCCGTTTAATCCACCAGCAGTTAACCAACTCAAACCATAACCAATGCCAATGGTGACAATCAACACCACGGTCAACGGCCAGGCAACCCGACCAGTCCACGACAGTTGGTAGCGCGGGTGCTTTAATTGCCAGCGCGTTAACCACTGCATGAGGTGCGTGGCAAACCAACCCACACACAGCCCGACCACGATACCTAAGAAGATTCCTTGTGGTCCCAGGTTGGGCTCCATGAATTTAGACATGCCCTCACCGGTACTGCGATTGATCTGTTCTAACGCGTCATAGTTCACATTTAACGTTAAGAAAGCTAGCGCACTCATGACGCCAATAGCCTGGCCATCACCACGATAAGTCTTGGCCAAATAGCGACCGGTAGTGAAGGCAATAATCACAGCCACTACGCCGTTGATCACGGTACTGGCAACCTGAATTAGTTGTTGCCACAAATCCAGTCCGGGCAACCAGTCACCCACATGATAGATTTGAAAAAAGAACCCGTTACTGGCTAGAAAGCTCTGACCAATAACGTCGATCAACGTCATGACTAAGACAAACGGATAAGCGATACGTAAGGCTTCTCTAATTGCGCGAGCCGCCCGCCATCGACTCACCCGTTGATTGAACCGCCACAATCTCCTTAAAGGTCGCCACTGTTCCATGGTGCCACCTCTCCCCAACTACACATATTTATCACTATTATACGAGTTTCCCAGGCAAGATTAGCCCTGACGTCTTATAAATTATTCTTTAGATTGGTCAACTAGTCGATGGGCTACCTCCCCCATTAGTCACGAAAAGTGCCTATAAATACCCGTTCTCCCGGCGTATACTAAAGGCGTGTCAAAATACATAGTAATTGGAGATGGAGTCATGCAACTCAGACAGCGCCTACTAATCGCCACCCTGTTGGCCCTTGGCTTACTCATCGGCCCAGGATCATCGGTGACCGCCCACGCCAAATACAAGGGACATTCACAAACCCCAACGGAATTACGGGGAACGTGGTACCAATATCAGGGTCATCATAAATGGACAAAAATTAAAATCACAAAGTACAAAGTGATACATAACGGCAAAACGTTATATTCTAAGAAGAAAAAGGGTTCACAACGACTCTATGTTAAAAAATACAAGAAAGGTAATGGTGGTGTCAACTATTGCTTAAATGGTAAATTTAAGTATGGCTACCAGACCATGGGAAACTTTTGGCTGTCTAAGAAAAAAGTTCACGGTAAGCGAATTATGAAGTCTTATTACAACATGGGGTACTTCCAGGCTTATACCCGTGCTAAACTTGCTCACAACTACTCCTATCAATATGATGGGGCCGACTATATGAATAAAATTGGCCGCTAGCCTAAAAAATACCTCACCAACGCAAAGAAGTTGGTGAGGTATTTTTTAGTTCTAGACATTGAATCTCCTACGCCGCGTGATCTCGGCAGGAAAGCACGATAACCGTTTGCCCTTCGACACGGTAAATTATGCGTTGACGTGCATCGATTCGTCGTGTCCAGCATCCCCCAAAGACGCCGTGCAGGGCTTCCGGTTGTCCCGGTCCCTTAGTCGGGTTCTCCATGATAGCAGTCAGTAAGTCGTTGACTCGTAGTAATAAGCCCAAATCAGCCCGTTGCAAGGCTAAATAATCGGACCACGCATTCGTGGTGAACAAACTATTCATCCTGTTCAGCCACCTCCTGCTCAGTCAGTAAGGTGTGTGTTGCCACCTTACCGGCGTTGACCTGAATCAAAGATTCTTGCAACCAGGCCAGATTTTCCGGCTTATTCAGGACGTAACGACTCTCCAACAGATTGTTATACTCCTCAACCGAAATCAAGACCGCGTTACGCTTATTTTTACGCGTGATAATAATGGCTTCGTAGTCGTCTGTCACTTGGTCCACGAACCGTTTCATTTCCTTACGAAAACGTGCAAAAGTTGTTGCGTTCACTTAAGCTCCTCCTCTAGTCAAACCCCTACCAGATACCTGTTCTTCGGTGCCAGGCCATACTTTCGATCACAGCGAATTGCGTGAGTATCAGCCAAATTGAACGTGACCCTTGGTGATACATCTTTGGTTTCTTCAAGTCCGTTTCTTCCCCCCACAAAAGAGATTAGACCCAGCATAGCGTAATTTTAGTAAATAGGCAACAATAAATACAGTGCTATCTATATTATTGGATTTATGACAGCCGTTTCATCACCAACTTAACGGTATCAAAAAGGCCGTGAATGCCAACGAGTTCACGGTCAATTTATTTTTTTATGGTTTTCTGACCACTACACCAATCCCTTAAAGAAAATGCAGATTAACCGCAACGGGCGCAAAGTAGCCATGTTTAACCTTACTATGTGTGTAAACCGTGGCCGCATATCCCACGTCCTGAACAACTGTCGCCAACCCACCAAAAAAGCGTTGCTGGCAGCCCGCCATCCAGTGGCCACTTACTAGCAACGCCTCTTTAAATTGCTACCAATTCAATGAATTACCAGCCAAAATCTCCGGTTGATGGTTACTCATCAGGTAAGCCTGACCATCGCTCCCAAAAGTCAATCCCTCAAACTCACGGTGAGAAGCGAAACCGGTCCACTTAACATCCCCACTGTTAAGATGCTCGATCTTTTTAGCTGGTAAACTGGCAATGGAGTCATCCGCCACCAGATAGAGCCGCCCGTTGTCCGGATTGTACGCCATACTCTGAACACAGGTCCCAGGACCGTGCGCCAAAATCTGCTTCGTCAGCCGGAAGCTAACGTGATTCCGATGAACGTTCCCTTGGTAAATATAAACTTCATTCACACGTGGTCGCGTCCAAAAGTAGGCGTGGCCTGCCTGATCAAACGCCAACACGTGACCACCAGGAACCGCAAAGTGCTTCGCTTTCAACCGAAATTGAATCCGGTGGATCGGCTGCAAGGACGTTGCACTAATTTGTTGTAAGACCCCATACTGACTCATGTTGACGCGTGGAGCAGATTCTCGATCACACCACATATAGAACTGGTGGTTGTGCCAGTCGTAAGCTAATGATTGACCGTGACCCGTCGTAAAGGCTGGCCCCACCTTGATGGCCGAACGAATCATCATTTCTTGCGCCGACTGCGCCGCAGCATTGGTGTACACCATCTGTAACTGCCGCGGTGTTGCCTTCAGATCAGCCAAGGTCTGTAAATTAAACCGAACGATTCGGCCCCGATTATGCCAAGCCGTCGGACAGTAAACAACATAGAGGTAATGCCCCACGACCGCCGAGCTCTGAGGGTCGCCCCAGGCCTGATGTTGATACCCTGGGATTGGCAATAAATATTTCGTTTTAAACGTCACCGCACTGCCCCGATTACTGGCAATGGTGTTCACACCTTGTGGGTGGGCTGCGTTAGCATAACTACTTGGAACGGGTACGTAATGCACCTGGCGATCATTCAGCGTGGTCATTCGCTTAGACGTGACTAAGGCCGCCGAGGTTTGTTTAACCATCGTATCCGCATGTGCTGGCACCGTCGCTGTCAGGCCAAGGCCTAGACTAAGGATTAGTGCCCCAACTAAATGAATTGTTCTCATAATCCCTCATCCCCCAATCTTTTGCGCAAGTATAAAACCTGTGCTGAAGAGTGGCGGACTTCAGAACTTTTTTAACG belongs to Levilactobacillus yonginensis and includes:
- a CDS encoding YjzD family protein → MKWLESNLVVIFWAVIFGEVVGYIGGTLEQMTWKPLQMGVSMAVVALIAVNGITLLSRDDQASSEK
- a CDS encoding GTP pyrophosphokinase family protein — translated: MTDTTNNLPAQFPNDPTSLEAIDRFRSLMLNYRSAVQVVETKIHYLDQEYRIQNGHTLVDSLQSRIKSPESILEKVQRKHLNFDFETLPQQMHDIAGIRIIVRFEDDILAMERRLEKQPDIKVLNRKDYVSKPKPNGYRSLHLILAVPVFLAAGVEEVTVEVQIRTIAMNFWASLEHELSYKKNVQHQDELRHELVAKAELVHQLDQDMNAIKNQIRAEEKRS
- a CDS encoding multidrug efflux MFS transporter, whose product is MGTRKGKSEQWRRNLAVLWLGTFIAGMGFSEIMPFLSLYVEGLGHFTKGQVTIYSGLTYAATFFVIAAVSPLWGKLADRKGRKLMLLRSSIGMAIVIGLMGFVTNVWQLIGLRFLQGFFAGYIPNASALIAAETPKEKSGNALGVLTTGYVSGNLIGPVLGGILAQVFTIRWTFLLTGFFLIVVFILSATLVHEHFTPISREKQAQAGSWLKQVKNPKLVLVLLVSTMFIQMGNNSITPIISLYVKQLMNGTGPITLVAGIIAALPGISTLLAAPKLGEYGDRHGTQRVLVFGYVFAVLMYFPQGFVSSVWLLGVFRFMIGVSDGALFPAVQTMLTKNAPHSLVGTVFSWNQSFQALGSMLGALVGGLVANWFNYSGVFTFTAFTLLLNFLLLWWLIPEIRQWRSKPTKRNINE
- a CDS encoding SDR family oxidoreductase encodes the protein MSNRLDGKVAIVTGGSLGIGLAVAQKFVEEGAKVMITGRHADVGEKAAKSVGTPDVIQFFKHDATDEEGWNDLFDATEKAFGPVTTVVNNAGMAIAKSIENTTTAEWHQQLGVNLDGVFFGTRLGIQRMKNQNLGASIINMSSIEGLVGDPNLGAYNASKGAVRLMSKSAALDCSLKDYDVRVNTVHPGYIKTPLVDAQPGFETNMSQRTKTPMGHIGEPNDIAYICVYLASNESKFATGAEFTVDGGYTAQ
- a CDS encoding SDR family oxidoreductase, whose protein sequence is MANRLDGKVAIVTGGTLGIGLAVARKFVEEGAKVMITGRHADVGEKAAKSIGTPDVIQFFQQDVSEEASWNAVFDATEKAFGQVTTVVNNAGIGLTGPIESTTTADWHKLLSVNLDGVFFGTRLGIQRMKNKHLGASIINVSSIEGLVGDANAGSYNASKGAVRIMSKSAALDCAMNDYDVRVNTVHPGYIKTPMVEAVPEIEAAMSDRSKTPMGHLGEPDDIAYICIYLASNESKFATGAEFVVDGGYTAQ
- a CDS encoding DUF1634 domain-containing protein, which codes for MESKKATANEMAQVETVIGRILQVGVIVSAIIMLIGLAMFLTTGYSGYEGEFVPRRMATILTGTWQLRPYAIMMLGVYCLILTPVLRVIVSIYAFYKERDHLYVAITTLVLFILIAALLIGVHG
- a CDS encoding sulfite exporter TauE/SafE family protein, with the protein product MIHTALIMLAVGIFAGIAGSILGIGGGMIITPILTLGMGLNIKYAIGASIIAVIATSSGSTIAYLRDNVLNLRVAMFLEIATTTGAIVGALLTGVLDPKYLYLLFGCLLVFSGWNMYRKLQRGQEVLQRVEPDKIAAKLKLNGSYYDKAEQKSIDYQVENVPAGFSVMFGAGVASGLLGIGSGAFKVMAMDTFMKMPLKPSSSTSNLMMGVTAAASATVYFFNGAILPGIAVPMALGILVGAVIGSRIMQVLPARWIRIVFIPIILYIGFQMLFKGLGVHF
- a CDS encoding LysR family transcriptional regulator encodes the protein MNFRQLEYFLAVANAGQITAAAQQLHMAQPPLSYQLKQLERELGVTLLNRSATGTTLTPAGQLLRDYAQQLVDLRDRADTQVRSLGQGLAGTLSVGVISSSIGATPNAKLRTLTRHYPKVQIRLFEDNTYGLIDRLAKHLIDVAIVRTPFTAPGLTSKELATESMVAVVPQKYDHFAAATLKVEDLESVPLIIYRRFEQLFETTFSQKGMAPFIACTCDDARTAVQWAEARMGVAIVPHSVAEQVSGPQTSVRLIRYQPWRTTLKLVWSAEITPSPLVQRFIDSY
- a CDS encoding alpha/beta hydrolase; this encodes MGHKWWHWVLGVLVILAVFVPSTAWMRQRTTHYRTQYKTALNPTIMVPGSSASQNRFDALIKELRKETKVRHSVLKVQVETNGRVTYTGSIRQGDNHPFIVIAFDNNQDGVTNINKQAKWLNIAFKDLVKTYHFNHFSAMGHSNGGLILSLFLEKYFGETQHVSIDRLMTIATPYNMESDSTTQQTTMLKELIAGRQKLPKKLTVYSVAGTENYSSDGTVPANSVNQGKYVFQNQVAHYTQITVTGDETSHSDLPQNKQIVLLIRQYLLQENLPADQRQQNQQAKRRALNGETTQP